GCAATACCAGCAGGCGCCCCGCCGCGAGGCCGCCGGCATCCAGCAGGTCCTTCGCGGCGCAGAGCATGGCAGCCACCGAGGCCTTGGCATCGCCCGAGCCACGGCCATAGAGGCGGCCGTCCTCGATGAACGGGGTGAACGGATCGCGGGTCCACCCGCTGCCCGGCGGCACCACGTCGAGATGGGAGACCAGAGCGATGGTTGCGCCCGGGGCGCGGCCGCGGAGCTCGACCCGGACCGCGGCATCGTCCCGGGTCACCTCGAGACCCCACCCGCGCGCGGTCTCCTCGAGGAAGGAGGCCAGGGTTGCCTCGTCGCCGCTCACCGACGGAATTGCCACGATGTCTCGCAGGAGCTGGACCTCATCCGGCAAGATCGACTCCGAGGTAGGTGGCCTTCTCCTTGCGGCCGACGATCATAGTGCCACAGCCCGCCCCGGTGAAGACCTCCAGCAGCAGCGCGTCGGGAGCGCGGCCGTCGATGATGTGGGTGCGCTCGACCCCGCCGGTGGCCGCCCGGATGCAGGCCTCCACCTTGGGCCGCATTCCACCTGCCAGGACGCCACTGGCCATGAGGCCGGCGAGGTCGTCGGGGTCGGCAAAGGTGACGAGGGTGGTCGGGTCCTTCCGGTCGCGGAGCACGCCGGGGGCGCCGGTGAGGAAGATGAGCTTCTGGGCCCGGAGCGCCACCGCGAGCGACTCCGCCACGGTGTCGGCATTCACGTTGAACACCTCCCCATCCTCTCCGCCCGCCAGGCTGGCGACCACCGGGACGAACCGCGCTTCCATGAGGGTGGTGAGGATCCGGGGGTCGACCCGCTGGATATCGCCCACGTGGCCGAAGTCCACCTTCAGCGTGGCACCGTCGTCGTCCACCACGTTGCCGGGCGGGCGGCGGTGGGCGGTGATGAGGTCGGCGTCCACCCCGCTCAGTCCCACCGCCTGCACCCGGTGCTCCCGGAGCGCAGCGAGCAGGTCGACATTGAGCTGGCCGGCGTAGACCATCTTGGCCACTTCAAGTGCCGCGTCGTCGGTGATCCGGCGCCCCGCCACGATGCGCGGCTCGGTGCCGAGCCGGCGGCTCAGGTTGGACGCCTGCGGCCCTCCGCCGTGGACCACGACCAGCCGGATGCTGAGGGAGGAGAGCAGCGCGAGCTGGGCGGTCACGTGATCGAGCACCTCCGGCTCTCCCACCACGTCGCCGCCCAGCTTCACGACGAAGACCTGATCGCGATACGCTCGCACATAGCGCAGCGCCCCTTTGAGGCCCGCGATGCCCTTGCTGGTGTCGATGGTCACGCGGCACTTCTCCCAAGCAGCTCCAACAAGAGGGCCCGCTGCGCGTGGAGCCGGTTCTCCGCCTGCTCCACCACGACCGAGTTCGGCCCATCCAGCACGGCGTCGTCGATCTCCACGTTGCGCCGGACCGGGAGACAATGCATCACGATCCCCTTGCCGCCCCGGGTCCCGCGGAGCCGGGCGGGGGTGAGCCGCCAGTCTCGGAGGCCTGCCCGGAGCGCCGCCTCTTCCTGAGGCTTGCCGTAGAGCTTGACCGAGCCCCAGGACTTGACGTACACCGCGTCCGCGCCGACCAGCGCGTCGTCGGGATCGTCGATGATGTGGACGAACTCCCCGCCCGTCTCCTGCGTCAGCCGGCGGACCAGCGCGGTGTCCTCGGGGTCGAGCTCGTACCCCTCCGGGCGGCCAATGACGATCTCCATGCCGAGCCGGGCGGCGGCAAGGGCCGCACTGGCGGGTACGGCCGTGGGGAGCGCCTTGGGATGCCAGGCCCAGGTGAGGACGAAGCGCTTACCGGCGGTGTCGCCCAGCTTTTCCCGCAGAGTCATGGCGTCGGCCAGAGCCTGGCAGGGGTGGCGGCGGGCGGACTCGAGGTTGATGACCGGCTTGTCGCAGTAGCGGGCGAAATTCCGGAGGATGAGATCTTTCCGCGCCTCGGTCCAATCGCTGCCCCGGGGAAAGCTGCGCAGTCCCAGCGCATCGGCGTAGCGACCCAGCACCCGGGCCGCGTCCACGATGTGCTCGACCGTGTCGCCGTCCATCA
This Gemmatimonadales bacterium DNA region includes the following protein-coding sequences:
- the argB gene encoding acetylglutamate kinase; the encoded protein is MTIDTSKGIAGLKGALRYVRAYRDQVFVVKLGGDVVGEPEVLDHVTAQLALLSSLSIRLVVVHGGGPQASNLSRRLGTEPRIVAGRRITDDAALEVAKMVYAGQLNVDLLAALREHRVQAVGLSGVDADLITAHRRPPGNVVDDDGATLKVDFGHVGDIQRVDPRILTTLMEARFVPVVASLAGGEDGEVFNVNADTVAESLAVALRAQKLIFLTGAPGVLRDRKDPTTLVTFADPDDLAGLMASGVLAGGMRPKVEACIRAATGGVERTHIIDGRAPDALLLEVFTGAGCGTMIVGRKEKATYLGVDLAG
- a CDS encoding N-acetylornithine carbamoyltransferase; the encoded protein is MSKRDFLALEDWTADEVEGLLALAGRIKRGEITGGLERKVLAMVFMDPSLRTRTSFETAMYLHGGHAVVLEPGKGSWPLETELGAVMDGDTVEHIVDAARVLGRYADALGLRSFPRGSDWTEARKDLILRNFARYCDKPVINLESARRHPCQALADAMTLREKLGDTAGKRFVLTWAWHPKALPTAVPASAALAAARLGMEIVIGRPEGYELDPEDTALVRRLTQETGGEFVHIIDDPDDALVGADAVYVKSWGSVKLYGKPQEEAALRAGLRDWRLTPARLRGTRGGKGIVMHCLPVRRNVEIDDAVLDGPNSVVVEQAENRLHAQRALLLELLGRSAA